A stretch of DNA from Allomeiothermus silvanus DSM 9946:
ATGTTTGCTGTCGGTGTCAAGCACCCCCAGGCAACTCTGGAGTTCAGCCCGTTTGTTTCTCGGAGGTTCTGAAGTGGGCATCATCGAGGTCTCCGACTTGCGCAAACAGTACGGCTCCATCCCAGCGCTGAAAGGTATCAGCTTTACGGTGGAGGCGGCTGAGCGGGTGGTGGTACTGGGGCCGAACGGATCGGGCAAAACCACTACTCTAGATATTTTGGGTGGTTTTCTGCGGCCCACTGCGGGCCGGGCCAGGGTTCTGGGGGCCTATGTCCCGCACCTGCCGCTCAACGTGCGGAGGCAGATGGGATTTGTCTTCCAGGACAAAGCAGGGCTTTACCCAGAGCTGACCGTCCGGGAGAGCCTCGATCTCTTCGGCGGCTATTACCCCAACCCCCTTCCAACCTCGGAGCTTTTGGAAAAGCTGGCCCTCGCGGATCGGCGGGATCGCTGGGTGCGCAACCTGAGCGGGGGTGAGCGCAGGCGGCTCGAGCTCGCCGTAGCCATATTAGGCAGACCCCGCCTGATCTTCCTGGACGAACCCACCGCCAATCTTGACCCGGAAGCCCGGCTGCTTATCTGGGATCTTATCGAAGAGCTAACGGGGAGCGGGGTGACCTTCATTCTGACCACCCACAACCTGGAGGAGGCTGGACGGCTGGGTCGGCGGGTGCTGCTGCTGCGAGAAGGAGAGCTTATCTTCGACGGCCCCCCCCAGACAATGATCGCCCAGGCCGGCCTTCCTTACCGAATCAGCTTCCGGCGGGCTGACGCCGCGCTGCCTCCTGCTTTGGTCGTGCGGGCGAGGGTCGAGGGGGATCGAATCACCCTTCCGAGCTTGCAGCCTGACGAAGACCTTCTGGTCTTGCGCAAGAGTGGGGTGGGGCTCGAGGACGTGAGCATACAAAGTCCCACCCTCGAGGAAGCGTACCTGGCCCTGTTGAAAGGAGCTTCACATGAACATCACCACCCGAACGCCATCACCCCTTCGCTTGCTGGCCAGTGAAACCGGATGGCAGATTCGCCTTTATCTCAGGGACCGGGCCGCCACCTTTTTCACCTTTGCTTTCCCGCTGCTGGTGCTGCTCTTCTGGAGCCGGCAGTCCTGGCAGGATGTTCTTTCGGCAACGGCCTTCGTAGCCGCGCTTGCGCTGGCTATGGCGGCGTACGCGGGTCTGGCGATGGGCATTGCCTCGGCCCGGGAGGTCGGCTTACTCAAGCGGCTAAGGAGCACACCCCTACCTATGGTCGTACACATCGCGGCCAGGGTAGCGGCTTGTGCGCTGCTGGGGACGTTTGCGCTCATACTTACCCTGGGGCTGGGAGCCTTTTGGCTGGGCCTGTCCCTTAGCCTGCCCAATTTCGCCGGGTTGCTGCCTGGCCTGGTGCTGGGCTTTGCGGCACTTGGGAGCTGGGGACTGGTGGTGGGCAGTCTGGTTCGCACCGCGAATGCAGCCTCGTATCTGGTCAATGCCACCCTCTTTCCCTTGTTTCTGCTCTCAGTGGCAGCCCAGCGCGGGATGCTTCCGGAGTGGGCGGCGGCCCTTACCCCGCTGCTACCGCTACAAAACCTGGCCCTCCTGATCCAGACTGCCCTCAAAGGCGAGGGGATGCTGCTGTACCCGTTGTTGACGCTCCTTTGCTGGGCAGTGTTGGGAGCTGCTGTGGCGGCCCGACGGCTGTCCCGGCCGTTGTGAGTGGTTGTCCCTTCTACGCCCTCGTTCGCCGGGGTGCCCTGACTCACCCATTGGGCTTGTGCCTTTCATAAGATGCTTCCTATGGATCTGGAAGCTGCCTGGGGTGCAGGCCAGCACCAGGAAGGGCTGGCGTGGTGCTTGGAGCGGCTTTGCCAGACCCCCGTCTCCGACCCGCTGCTTTTGCGCTATGCCCTCGAGTTTGCCCTCGAGCTCGGGCAGGAAAACGCGCTCTTTTTACAGTTCCCCCACCTAACCCACAGTCAGCACCCAGAAGTACAGGCGCTCATGAGCCGGATCGCCTGGCAGCGCGGCCAGCTTTCCCAGGCCCTAGAATTGGCCCAGCAAGCCTATCAGCAAAGCCCGTGCTTCCTAACCGCTTACACCCTGGCTACAGCGGCCGTTTTGCGCAGCCCGCACGAGGCTGGGCGTTGGCTGCGCGAGGCCTTACGGCAGGCCGAAGCCGCGGGCCAACCGCAGCGGGCGGTTCAGGCGTCAGGCGCTCTTACGCTGCTCGAGGTCACCCTGGGTGCTTATGCCCAGGCTGAGGTCTGGGCGGCTTGGGGCCTGCGGGTTGCCGAATCCATTGGGCTAAAGCATCCATCCCTGCGCAACACTTTGCACATGGCGTGGGGCTACGCCCAGGTTTTAGGGGGACGGCTGGAGAGGCTTCCGCCGCTGGAAATAAAGCATCCAGACGCCCTGCTGGCGCAGGGGGACTTTTTGCTGGCCCTGGGGCAGGCCGAGGCGGCCCTCGAGGCTTACGCAACTGTGGACGATCAACTGCCTCCCATCCGGGCCCGTCGGCTGCCCATCCTGGCCCGCAAGGTGCGGGCGCTTTTGGAACTGGGCAGGCTGGAAGAGGCCCTGGTGCTGGGCCTCGAGGCCAAGGTGCTGGGGGCGGAAACCCTGGACACGTTTCGTGACTGGGGTGAGCTAGCCTACCTGCTGCCGTTTTCTCTGCTGAACCCTTCGGAGGCCGTGGAGCCCCTAGCAGAGCTTCTGGGGCGTTTCCTGCGGCGACCTAGCGCGCCCCGTGCGGCCATGACGGCCCTGCACCTGGCCAGGGCCTATCTCAGCCTGGGCCTGGAAGCCAAAGCCCGCGCTACCCTGGCTGAGGCGTCGTGGGCTCTCGAAGGTTTGAGCGCAGAGGGGCGGGCCTTTCTGGCTGGTCAGGCGGCTTTTTTTCAAGAGGTTTTTGCCCTGCTCGAGCCAGCCCCGAAGCTCCGGTTGCACTTTC
This window harbors:
- a CDS encoding ABC transporter permease, which produces MNITTRTPSPLRLLASETGWQIRLYLRDRAATFFTFAFPLLVLLFWSRQSWQDVLSATAFVAALALAMAAYAGLAMGIASAREVGLLKRLRSTPLPMVVHIAARVAACALLGTFALILTLGLGAFWLGLSLSLPNFAGLLPGLVLGFAALGSWGLVVGSLVRTANAASYLVNATLFPLFLLSVAAQRGMLPEWAAALTPLLPLQNLALLIQTALKGEGMLLYPLLTLLCWAVLGAAVAARRLSRPL
- a CDS encoding ABC transporter ATP-binding protein, with amino-acid sequence MGIIEVSDLRKQYGSIPALKGISFTVEAAERVVVLGPNGSGKTTTLDILGGFLRPTAGRARVLGAYVPHLPLNVRRQMGFVFQDKAGLYPELTVRESLDLFGGYYPNPLPTSELLEKLALADRRDRWVRNLSGGERRRLELAVAILGRPRLIFLDEPTANLDPEARLLIWDLIEELTGSGVTFILTTHNLEEAGRLGRRVLLLREGELIFDGPPQTMIAQAGLPYRISFRRADAALPPALVVRARVEGDRITLPSLQPDEDLLVLRKSGVGLEDVSIQSPTLEEAYLALLKGASHEHHHPNAITPSLAGQ
- a CDS encoding putative winged helix family wo component transcriptional regulator gives rise to the protein MDLEAAWGAGQHQEGLAWCLERLCQTPVSDPLLLRYALEFALELGQENALFLQFPHLTHSQHPEVQALMSRIAWQRGQLSQALELAQQAYQQSPCFLTAYTLATAAVLRSPHEAGRWLREALRQAEAAGQPQRAVQASGALTLLEVTLGAYAQAEVWAAWGLRVAESIGLKHPSLRNTLHMAWGYAQVLGGRLERLPPLEIKHPDALLAQGDFLLALGQAEAALEAYATVDDQLPPIRARRLPILARKVRALLELGRLEEALVLGLEAKVLGAETLDTFRDWGELAYLLPFSLLNPSEAVEPLAELLGRFLRRPSAPRAAMTALHLARAYLSLGLEAKARATLAEASWALEGLSAEGRAFLAGQAAFFQEVFALLEPAPKLRLHFLGGETVWLEGAPLQLTPRHREILVALVLNPAGLSAEQLALRVWGEGSRPEVAKAEVRRLRQRLTLVVSRPYRLSGRVWADFVELRERLLRGNLQGALALYGGPLLPGSDAPVVTEAREEISSLLKKTLLSQGAIQQAFELAMQEEDPEFWEALLDQLHPDDPRRVLLQTRLKRFW